The window CTTGTAAACTCGTGTTGATAATGTATTATAAGTAAAGAAGAGACGAGAATGAATTGGTGTGTATTATTCCATGAATATAATGAATTATTTATATAGTAAGAGTACAATAATTTTGAGACAAAGtctaatttgaaaaataagtaaaatttgggaaacaaatatattaaagaCTTTCCATAATGGACATCACCACAATATTCATAAACATTAACACCACAATATTTGTAACATTAACGAATTTATTCGAAAATAAAAGACTTCATAATTATATATTGGAGAACTGCAGGGGCTAAACATCCAATAACATGCTTCACACCTCCATGTTATGAGATCTTTTCTCCTGTACTGCTGATTTGATGATCTTAAGCGCTTCTACAATTTCATCACATAACTGATGAGGATCTGGAATTGTCGTTGTATCCACAGCTAGATTGATGATAATCTTGTTTACGTAGCTTATAAAATGGATATTGAGAGCCTTGTTGAACATCAAGTAACACCCACAAACgacaataaattaattaatcttataaaaactgaaaattgttTCTGAAAAATAAACTTATATTCTTGAGAAGACATGATAAGTTGATAACTATATTCTTCAGAAAAATACACTCACCTGTGATCCAACTAATGCACTTCCTGCGACATAAGAGATTGGATGGCCAAATAAACTTATTTCTTCGTCGGGACCTTTCACATTTGAAAATGCTAATGATGTGTTACCAAATATCCTCTTTCCAAAAGCTTCTACTGCCTATTATTTTATCACAATCAAAATTAGTAATAATGTAATATGcacaataattaatataattttggatTGAATAGATCATATATACGTTTGGTATCTCACCTTTcccccaaaaaaattcaaggtGAATTTAATGATTCCATAAAAAAGGAATGCTTCTAGTGATATTTTCTTCCTATCCATAGTAGCTTTGGCTCGTCGTACGTACTCCAAAGGATCCTTCTCTGATTTTATCCATAATGGAAATATAATAGTTCCTATGAAGTTTCCCCACCTACACTTTGATCCCTTCGTCATCATATTAGCCAAATCCTACATTTtcacattttattaaaaatttacacTCTAgttaattagttaaaaaaaatacaatttcgtttgattgtataattatatatattgattatcaCCTCTATATTCGTTGCTGGTCTGAGGTTTATAGCTACAGCTCCACGAAAACGGATTTTTTCCaagatttttttcttctggGACATTGTATATCCATCTGTCAATGATTATCAGATTTTAGAACTGTTGTAGAAAAATGTATTAACAAGACTCTCTTATCTAGTAGAAAACCTAacattatgaaaaatataaagtatatgagTTTCTGTTGATATTTGAAACTGGGATTAAAATCTCCTAGTATACGTTTACACTAGGTAACTCTTATGTTCTCATTcacggatatatatatatatatattattacaaatgattaatattttgttttcagttttattagtgtttaagtgttttataatgtaatttatatgtataaaaataaatacaatatttcaaatatatatgtgACTTTCCTTGTAAAAAACTCTTATCGGTTCAGTTATTCTTTTGTTAATATTGGATTGCATTTATTCCTTAGAGTTAGACCAGACTTGTTTCATTGTTCCAAATGAGCTGAAATTATATTAACTGTTTTTCTTGCATTTAGTTTAGTTCAGTGTCTtggatttataatatattttggttagatcatgtataatttgatatacgttaatttggaaaaaaaataggaaaatatTGTCGATCTGAAATTGCATAAGTGAatataaccaaaaatattttaaatttcatgaatgcatataaatatttacaaaacctAAATCTTAATAGCTTTTAATCACGTATTCATTAGTTTTGAGTCGTTTGTAATTCatatacataaaaattaaatagaattactctaaataaaaatatgttaatgtcTTAATTAGGCCTCTATTTTTAGTATAAGAATTTGGATCCATTCAGCTACTCATTATTTGAGATATTGAGCTGTATATATTCATCTAAATGAAACACCACTATTTTTGTTCTAGTTTAACTACAAACAGATTATTTTTCTTGTATATATTTTGGttctcattttatattttaaaatatatactctGTGCATCTATTTTCCAAAGATGCGTATTTATGTGTGTTTAcacatattaaattttgataagaaaataatattttccgACATAGAGGCAGTATGTTTTAACTTTTCTACAATTTCATAATATGCTAATGCTATTTAGAATAATTTTATCaaccaaatttatatatatggtaataatattattttattgtttaaaaataaatatctaaactATTCTGTAAAATTTGGtttatatatacaactatatgtatttaaaaatagatattttcgTTTTCTTATTTATGTTGCATTATGCAAatatgaagaaaaataaaatttaaattcttatacggaaaatttatatattttatagatattttgtttttattatttatgtgattttaataaaagtttaaaaggaaattaaaattaacaaaaacgtaactaaaattaattaagaaaaagaaagaaaatatattctttaataatggtaattattatgttagaaaatataattattaaggATAAATTTGTAATTGATCTATGTTATAATTAAGGTAAGAGAGACACAAATAAAactgattttttaaataatattataaagatAACATATTAAGTGGGTTAAGAAaacttatataataattttagttttttcatatttttatatgtagatCATATTTATTTTCGTAGTGATTATATAAATATCATtaacaaattaaattattataaaattaccactattactattttatttgaaaattattatcttttaaaaataataagataGAGTATatctcaaaataaaaatatcttaaaattttatagtaCAAATCATATTCAGTAGGCAattattttgaactttttatgttttgtttgttaCATCTTTATCCATATTCAATCATATACTATTGCAAAACTTGGTATCAAGTAAATGGTAGGTTTGATAACAATATTATGGTAAGAGAACTTTGAATTTACCATATTTTGTAGTCAAATATCTTGAAAGACCTGCTTGGGTCATTCCAAGAAGAACATCATTCACCTTCTGCATGATAATATTCACGTAATGAAGTTGTTAGTGTAAGAAGACGATATCAACTATTAATATAAATCAATACAACAATAAATATATACCATGTTCATTGTGTTCTTCACTAATTTGACATCATCAAAACTTATTATCCGATGGATAACCTTCCAAGATTGAATTCCATCATCGGGGTTTCCCATTAGAGGATTTTTGGTATCCCGCAAGAAACATGTTGTAAGCATTAACTTGAAAAACTCAACAAGAGTGGTGAAGGTGACTCTTATCATAAACCAAAGTCCAGCAATCAACCACCATGCCGAAATCATGGATTTAACAGGTTTTTTTGTGGCCGAGGTATTAGAAATTAGTGCGCTAGGGTCTGATGTTTTTCTTGAACAAGCAAGCAAAAGAGACATAAGAGACATTCCATCACCAACTGAATGATGTATTTTTGCTAGAAGCACAGATTCTGCATTTGATGTCTTTATGTTGAGTAAATGGAGTTCCCAAAGGGGTTTAGACATGTCCATTGGAATATTAGCAATTCTTGAAGTATAGTCTTCTAGGAACTGATCAGGATTTTCGATATTGGGGTAATCAAGATCCGGAACAGTTACATGATCTTCTATTCGGATGCTTACAGGAATCCAGACCGGTTCTCCATTTTTCTTATAGTTAATAacctgaaaattttaatttatgaaaaCAGATCAAATTAAGTAACTTGTAATTAagtaatttatgaaaattttaatttaaactgtttacgaacaaattaaaattttatgtttacacaTATTGAGTGAACCAAAGGAATTATATAGATCATCATGATTTAGAAGAATATATACCTAGACATTAACAATGGAATTCAAGCAAAGTGAATTTAAGAATACATAAACAGTTCACATTTGTGACTATAGTATCAAAGAccttaatatagtttttttttgcgttgatctaagatatttttttcaaaaacataaggtgtatgtttttttcatttatgtttGTATAATATCTTTTCATCTTTTGTATGGATTTGAATATGTAATACTTATTTCCAAAAGAAGAATATATATAGTGATGATTTTGttggattataaaaaaaaatactatcaatgtttatattatttttgggtTTTTCTGAAGAGTGTAttttgttattgaaaaatagatatacttatttttgtatttacacCGTTTATATAATCATGAAGTAAATAGTacttaagaaaataaaacagaatCCAAAGtagaaactaaaaataatagaaataattaatCAGTTTCTACCTAACCAAATTAAGTGGATCATATAAAATTCCTATCGTTTATTGAAGACTTTTAGTTAttatacataataataatatacttcTTACACATTCCCAGTTCGTGTGTGCACATATGCATGCGTGAATGTAATTTGTTTTACCATTTTGCTAGAAAATCTGGGAGCATTGATCAGTGTGGTCTTGAAGCCTTCAACAAAGGCCGATGGGTTGCATTTAGTTTTAAACCCAAAAGTTATCACAATGAACAAATTTGGCGAACTTAGCATCTGTGACATTGGGCTAAGCGGCTCCATGGACGTTGTCTCGAGGTCGTCTCTCTCCAgaaattttttcttttccatAGTTAGTTTGATGATTCGACAACCTTTGCATTAGATACGATCCATTTATACCAATGTTTCTTTGTCCTATTTAATGAAGGTTGG is drawn from Brassica rapa cultivar Chiifu-401-42 chromosome A05, CAAS_Brap_v3.01, whole genome shotgun sequence and contains these coding sequences:
- the LOC103868062 gene encoding O-acyltransferase WSD1; amino-acid sequence: MEKKKFLERDDLETTSMEPLSPMSQMLSSPNLFIVITFGFKTKCNPSAFVEGFKTTLINAPRFSSKMVINYKKNGEPVWIPVSIRIEDHVTVPDLDYPNIENPDQFLEDYTSRIANIPMDMSKPLWELHLLNIKTSNAESVLLAKIHHSVGDGMSLMSLLLACSRKTSDPSALISNTSATKKPVKSMISAWWLIAGLWFMIRVTFTTLVEFFKLMLTTCFLRDTKNPLMGNPDDGIQSWKVIHRIISFDDVKLVKNTMNMKVNDVLLGMTQAGLSRYLTTKYDGYTMSQKKKILEKIRFRGAVAINLRPATNIEDLANMMTKGSKCRWGNFIGTIIFPLWIKSEKDPLEYVRRAKATMDRKKISLEAFLFYGIIKFTLNFFGGKAVEAFGKRIFGNTSLAFSNVKGPDEEISLFGHPISYVAGSALVGSQALNIHFISYVNKIIINLAVDTTTIPDPHQLCDEIVEALKIIKSAVQEKRSHNMEV